A section of the Micromonas commoda chromosome 14, complete sequence genome encodes:
- a CDS encoding predicted protein: MGVASRGHGEQAPLLANRGGDASASASDSETPRGGGRSSRSGGGGGGGATAVCFSVSMIFAGFIVLIVGAYSSSIYGFITGAFVDGVTAGATYHPSTEQVTIQDRAAVVAVTMAGGSEDYEDLDDLSHSPKTPLDAQMEGEGFSKGYREHYHLQDKDHQQYTGSATPWKEDTGGAGAE, encoded by the coding sequence ATGggggtcgcgtcgcgagggcaCGGAGAGCAAGCGCCGCTGCTCgccaaccgcggcggcgacgcgtccgcttCCGCTTCCGACAGCgagacgccgcggggtgggGGCAGGTCGTCcaggagcggcggcggcggcggcggcggcgcgaccgcggtgtGCTTCTCGGTGTCCATGATATTCGCCGGGTTCATCGTGCTCATCGTCGGGGCCTACTCCAGCTCGATATACGGGTTCAtcaccggcgcgttcgtcgacggcgtgaccgcgggggcgacgtaCCATCCGTCAACCGAGCAGGTGACCATACAGGACAGGGCGGCGGTCGTGGCGGTCACGATGGCGGGCGGCTCCGAGGATTACGAGGATCTCGACGACCTGTCGCACTCGCCCAAGACGCCGCTCGACGCTCAGATGGAGGGCGAGGGCTTCTCCAAAGGCTACCGCGAGCACTACCACCTGCAGGACAAGGACCACCAGCAGTACACCGGGAGCGCCACGCCGTGGAAGGAAGACACCggcggagcgggcgcggAGTAG
- a CDS encoding predicted protein: MFVRSAVPEGKGVSSSAACEVASMRALAVLANVPFDGDEGGAELAALCQLCENAVAGAPCGIMDQMTASLGRESRLLALLCSNNAVLGHVRIPRGCKLWGIDSGVRHSNDGESDYGRVRCAAFMFREHLKQTWPEKGIDHLATSVDPRWLEVMSLNGALPKRLSGENFLVMYPEGHGDDVTSIDERVTYDVAVCGSHPVMEHRRVTLIRDWLAEVADDDAISELVATQVGNYMYQSHESYGACGLGSDATDKLVRLLEERGRDRGVFGAKITGGGSGGVVCALTADTDDAERAVAEVCDEYGGKPAVFVGSSPGAVSFGHLSVVIKPSD; encoded by the coding sequence ATGTTCGTGCGTTCGGCGGTGCCCGAGGGGAAGGgcgtgtcgtcgtccgccgcgtgcgaggtGGCGTccatgcgcgcgctcgccgtccttgcGAACGTTcccttcgacggcgacgagggcggcgcggagctcgcggcgctctgccagctgtgcgagaacgccgtcgcgggcgcgccatGCGGGATCATGGACCAGATGACGGCTTCGCTGGGCCGAGAATCGCgcctgctcgcgctcctctgTTCGAACAACGCGGTGCTCGGGCACGTCCGGATACCTCGCGGGTGCAAGTTGTGGGGCATCGACAGCGGCGTGAGGCACAGCAACGACGGGGAGAGCGATTACGGCAGGGTTAGGTGCGCGGCGTTTATGTTCAGGGAACACTTGAAGCAGACGTGGCCGGAGAAGGGAATCGATCACCTCGCCACCTCGGTGGACCCCCGGTGGTTGGAGGTGATGTCGCTCAACGGGGCGCTGCCTAAGCGTCTCAGCGGGGAGAACTTCCTCGTGATGTACCCTGaggggcacggcgacgacgtcacgtccatcgacgaacgcgtcaCCTACGACGTGGCCGTCTGCGGGTCGCACCCGGTGATGGAACACAGACGAGTTACATTAATTCGCGACtggctcgccgaggtggccgacgacgacgccatctcCGAACTCGTGGCGACGCAGGTGGGTAACTACATGTATCAGTCGCACGAATCGTACGGGGCGTGCGGTTTGGGTTCCGACGCCACGGACAAGTTGGTGCGTCTGTTGGAAGAGCGCGGGAGAGATCGCGGTGTCTTCGGCGCGAAGatcacgggcggcggcagcggcggcgtcgtgtgCGCGCTGACCGCCGataccgacgacgccgaacgcgcggtggcggaggtgTGCGATGAGTACGGCGGGAAGCCCGCGGTGTTCGTCGGGTCCAGCCCGGGGGCCGTGTCGTTCGGTCACCTGTCCGTGGTGATCAAGCCGAGcgattga
- a CDS encoding predicted protein gives MLGAIAEWCREHKLRAIGGVWLTGMGASMAYNATQTSLSPSVKVIHSRIYAQALTLTCLLGSAAAEWYDVKYNNRRVVDDDPYVYKPPQGTRTAPVGR, from the coding sequence ATGctgggcgcgatcgcggagtGGTGCCGCGAGCACAAGCTGCGGGCCATCGGCGGGGTGTGGCTCACCGGCATGGGCGCGTCCATGGCGTACAACGCCACGCAGACGAGCCTCTCGCCGTCCGTGAAGGTGATTCACAGCCGCATATACGCCCAGGCCTTGACGCTGACCTGCCTGCTGggaagcgccgccgccgagtggtACGACGTGAAGTACAACAACAGGCgggtggtggacgacgatCCGTACGTGTACAAGCCGCCGCAGGGGACGAGAACCGCGCCGGTGGGGCGGTAG